A window of Streptomyces sp. NBC_01689 genomic DNA:
AGCGTGGTGCCTGATCGGGTGACGGGGTGGTGCGGGGTCGAGGTGCGCAACGAGCAGGGCTCCCGTGCCGTTGAGTGAGGTGTTCGACGTCTCAACTCAGCAGCACAGGAGCCCATCGCGTCGACCACACGGCGCCGGGGCCACTTCTCCGGGGCGCCACCCTTGGGGGTCTGGCATGCGGGAACGGGGAGAAGGGGCTCCAGCAGGAACCATTCCACGTCACTGGTGTCGGAGGGGTAGCGGTAGTTCGGCAGCATCACGAGGGTGGGGCCGCGATCTGAGGGTCAGGAGCCAACTGCGGTGCGGTCGCGGCCTGTTGCCTGCCTTCCTGCTCTGGTTCACTCCAGGTTGGCCAGCAGCTGAAGGGTGGACTCGATCGCGCCCATCTGCGCCATGACGGTGCGGATATAGGGGTCGTCGGGGGTCTTGGTCTGGTGCGGTAGGAGGATCCCGGCGATGAAGTTGGCGACGCGGTGGTGCACGGTGCCGAAGAAAGCCCGCTCGTAGCCGATCCACACCTCCGGCGCGTCGTCCAGCAGCCGATATCCCCACTTCCTGTCCCAGGTCACGGGCGGCAGACCACGCGCGGCGGCGACCTGGCGCAGGTGCGCGAGCCCGGTGTGGATCTGCGCGCGGGTGCGTTCGGTGGCGGCCATCAGCTGGGTGACGGTCAGTCCGGCGGGGCGGGCCTCCTGCAGGGCGCTGAGGATCGCTTCGGCGTGGACGTGAGCGGGGACACCCCGCCCCATCGCCTATGTCGACGCCTACGCCGCCGCCACCGCGGTGCTCTCCGGCCGCGCCAACGGCACCCCGAAGGACCGCGACGGCACGGTCGAGGCAATCCGCACACTCCGCGTGGTATGTGGCAGCGCCATCAAGGCCCGCACCCAGACCATCAACCAGCTCAAATCACTGATCATCACCGCGCCTGCGGCGACGCGCGAAGCACCGCGCTCACTGACCACCACCGAGGGAGCGCTGCTCGAGCGCGTGGCACGAGCGGCCCGGGAAATCGCCGTCGCGGCCGCCGGCAGGGAGCCGCCCGCACTCGTGGACCCGTGCCGCCATCCCGTGCCGTTCGAGCAACTGCTGGGCGGGGGGAGCGGGGAGGCGGCGCCGGCTCCCCGGCACACACGGCAACGGACCGCGCACATGAGGTCGCTGCGACACACATCACCCTTTCCCGGGCCGCATTAGACAGACAGGTCTGTCTAACATGATGACGTCCGCTCAGCCGTATCCGGAAAGAGACCCATGAGCCACGCATCCTCCACGCGTCCGCCCACCTCGCCGAGTACTCCGGCCAAGGCGTCCGGCGCGCACGCGGCGCCGCGGCGCCGGGTCCTCGGTCTCGGGCCCAAGGCCTCCATCGGACTGCTGGCATCGATCCTCATATCGCTGCTGGCGTCGTCCAGCGCCCCCACCCCGCTCTACGCGATCTACCAGCAGCACTGGGGCTTCTCCCCCATCACCATCACCATCGTCTTCGGCACCTACGCGGTGGCCGTCCTGGCCGCCCTCCTGGTCTTCGGCAGGGTCTCCGACCAGGTGGGCCGGCGCCCGGTGCTGCTGATGGCCCTCCTCGTGCAGATCCTGGGGATGGTCGTGTTCATCACCGCCGGGGACGTGGCGACGTTGCTGGTCGGCCGAGTCCTGCAAGGTCTGAGCACCGGCGCGGCAGTCGGCGCGCTCGGCGCCGGAATGCTGGACATTGACGCACGCAAGGGCAGCTTCCTGAACTCCTTCGCCCCCACGATGGGAACTGCGAGCGGAGCCTTCGCCTCGGGACTGATCGTGCAGTACCTGCCCGCCCCCACCCATCTCGTCTACGTGGTGCTCCTCGGTGTCTTCGTCGTACAGGGGCTGGGCGTACTCGCTCTGAACGAGACGGTGACCCGCAAGCCGGGCGCACTGGCCAGCATGGTTCCCGAGTTCAAGCTGCCCAGGTCCGCCCGCGCGTCGGTGGCCATCGCCGCACCTGTGATCTTCGCGGTATGGGCTCTGGCCGGCCTGTACGGCGCACTCGGCCCGGCCATCACCCGGACCCTGGTGCACTCCGACTCCGTCGTCTGGGGCGGACTGCCGCTGTTCGTCATCGCGGGCTGCGCCGGCCTTTCGGTCATCGCGATGCGCAGCGCGGCGACCCGGACCATGATGCTCATCAGCATCGGCACCCTGGTCGTCGGCGTGACGATCACCCTCGTTTCGATCGGCTCGGGCACCGGCGGCTCGCTCTCCGTGATCGGCTTCTTCGTGGGCGGCGCGATCTCCGGCGTCGGCTTCGGAAGCGGGTTCCAGGGCGGCATCCGGCTGGTCATTCCGCAGGTGGAGCCGCATGAGCGCGCCGGTGTCCTGTCCCTGCTGTATGTCGTGTGCTACGTGGGCCTGGGCGTGCCGGCCGTGATCGCCGGCGTCCTGGTCGTGCACGGCGGCGGACTGGTCCAGACCTCCCGGGAGTACGGCATCGCCGTCATCGTGCTGGCTCTGGCTGCCCTGGCGGGACTGCTGACCCGCGGCTGCCAGGTCGACACGGTGCAGCGGGTGACGGTGGTGCGTTCCCAGGACATCCCGTCCGAGGCGGCCCCGGTGGCCCAGCCCTCAGAGGTATGACGGAAACCTCCGGCACTACAATGAACAGGTCTGTCTGAAAGGTGTGGCCATGGCGACCAGAACCGCGACCAAGCCGTCCGCACGCGAGCGGCTCCTCGAAGCGGCCAACGAGCTCTTCTACGGTGAAGGCGTGCAGACCGTCGGCATCGACCGCGTCATCGAGCACGCCGGGGTGGCCAAGGCATCCCTCTACAACACCTTCGGAAGCAAGGAAGGGCTGGTCTGCGCCTACCTCGAGCTGCGCTTCGCGCGGATGAGGGACCGGATCACCACGGCCCTGAACCGCTTCCGCACCCCGCGCGAGCAGTTGCTCGGTGTCTTCGACGCCCTGGACGAGGCGATCAACGACCCCTCATACAACGGCTGCGCCTTCGTACGGGCCACCGCCGAGACCGCCGAGGACAGTTTCATTCGCCGGGTCGCGGACGACTACCGCCTCTGGATCCGCGGCCTGTTCACCGAACTCGCCGCGGCATCCGGCTACGCCGCCCCCGAGGTACTGGGCCGGCAGCTGCACTTGCTGTACGACGGGGCGGGACAGTCGGCCCGGATGGACCGCGACCTGTCCGCCGCCACGACCGCCCGCGCCGCGGCGGCCGTCCTGATCGACGCGGCACAACCGGCCGCGGGCACTCCGTGACCTACCTGCGCCCGGCGCCGAGGGCGCAGGCGGGGACAGGTAGACCTCAGTCGCGATCCGACCGGCTGACGATCACGGCCCACACCGTCCCCGTGGTCACTCCGTACTCGCCCATCGCCGACTTCGGCTGCGCGCCGACGGTGCAGGACCTCGCCTGGTCACCGGCTGCCTGACGATTCGACATACCCCGTACGAGCAGTCGCACCACTTCGCACTCGCGGGGCGTGAGCCGGTTCCCGTATCAGCGGCGACCGCTACGCCGGCGTTCGCCGCGCACCGCGCGAGCACACCGCTCGGCACCTTCCGCGGCCCGTGCCTCGTGGCCAGGAAGCGGAGGCCGGGCCGCCCGTGCCGTCTCACCCCTTGCCGGTAACGCCGGCCCGGCCTCCCCGCGGACGTCGGCGCAGATCGCCCGGCATTCCGCGAGAGCGGCCTGTGCGGCAGGCCGTTCCGTCCGCCAAGGCCGTGCGCAAGGGCCGCGACGGCGCCCTCCGGCTGCGTGCGCGGTCCAGGAGCCGACAGCGCGGCAACCCGCACAGGTGCGATCTCGGTCACCCAGGAGCATCGGCCCGGAGGCCGCCGACACACCTCGCAAGCGATGGGAATGCCGGGCAGGGAGTGCCATACTCCTCGCACAGAATGATCAGCAAGTGAATTGGCCAACACATTCCATTGCATGGTCAAGCATTCATATACGTTTGGGGCGAGCCCCCCGAGCGGACTCGCCCCAGTGGGCGCCGAGATGACTTCTCGT
This region includes:
- a CDS encoding RacP protein — protein: MGRGVPAHVHAEAILSALQEARPAGLTVTQLMAATERTRAQIHTGLAHLRQVAAARGLPPVTWDRKWGYRLLDDAPEVWIGYERAFFGTVHHRVANFIAGILLPHQTKTPDDPYIRTVMAQMGAIESTLQLLANLE
- a CDS encoding TetR/AcrR family transcriptional regulator; its protein translation is MATRTATKPSARERLLEAANELFYGEGVQTVGIDRVIEHAGVAKASLYNTFGSKEGLVCAYLELRFARMRDRITTALNRFRTPREQLLGVFDALDEAINDPSYNGCAFVRATAETAEDSFIRRVADDYRLWIRGLFTELAAASGYAAPEVLGRQLHLLYDGAGQSARMDRDLSAATTARAAAAVLIDAAQPAAGTP
- a CDS encoding MFS transporter: MSHASSTRPPTSPSTPAKASGAHAAPRRRVLGLGPKASIGLLASILISLLASSSAPTPLYAIYQQHWGFSPITITIVFGTYAVAVLAALLVFGRVSDQVGRRPVLLMALLVQILGMVVFITAGDVATLLVGRVLQGLSTGAAVGALGAGMLDIDARKGSFLNSFAPTMGTASGAFASGLIVQYLPAPTHLVYVVLLGVFVVQGLGVLALNETVTRKPGALASMVPEFKLPRSARASVAIAAPVIFAVWALAGLYGALGPAITRTLVHSDSVVWGGLPLFVIAGCAGLSVIAMRSAATRTMMLISIGTLVVGVTITLVSIGSGTGGSLSVIGFFVGGAISGVGFGSGFQGGIRLVIPQVEPHERAGVLSLLYVVCYVGLGVPAVIAGVLVVHGGGLVQTSREYGIAVIVLALAALAGLLTRGCQVDTVQRVTVVRSQDIPSEAAPVAQPSEV